In Clostridium botulinum BKT015925, a single window of DNA contains:
- a CDS encoding site-specific integrase — protein sequence MKTVEPIRDIKLIKAMRTYLKGESIRNELLFVFGINVGLRISDILKLRFSDLVYPDFKIKDSCLITEKKTGKSNRFYIGPIIKKVLETYIQIAKPESLDEYIFKSRKGVNKSISRQHAWYILNNAAEAIGLVKKDENGNILSGEIGTHSLRKTFGYHAYNKGVSLEILMQIFNHSSKRETLRYIGITEDEKKEVYLMSNLG from the coding sequence ATGAAAACAGTTGAACCAATCAGAGATATAAAATTAATAAAAGCTATGAGAACTTATTTAAAGGGTGAAAGTATACGAAATGAATTACTATTTGTATTTGGAATAAATGTTGGGCTTAGAATTAGTGATATTTTAAAATTAAGATTTTCGGATCTTGTGTATCCAGATTTTAAAATAAAGGATTCTTGTTTAATTACAGAAAAGAAAACTGGAAAGAGCAATAGGTTTTATATTGGACCAATTATAAAAAAGGTTTTAGAAACTTATATACAAATAGCAAAACCAGAATCTTTAGATGAATATATATTCAAAAGTAGAAAAGGAGTAAATAAATCAATCTCCCGTCAACACGCTTGGTACATATTAAATAATGCAGCTGAGGCAATTGGCCTTGTTAAAAAAGATGAGAATGGAAATATTCTCTCAGGAGAAATCGGCACTCACTCTCTTCGTAAAACCTTTGGATATCATGCTTATAATAAAGGGGTATCCCTTGAGATATTAATGCAAATTTTTAACCATTCATCCAAACGTGAAACTCTAAGATATATTGGCATTACTGAGGATGAAAAGAAAGAAGTTTATCTTATGAGTAATTTAGGGTAA
- a CDS encoding ABC transporter ATP-binding protein codes for MKEIILKTKNLTKVFNNQISVDNLSITVERGDIYGFLGENGAGKTTTLKMILGLIPPTSGEITLFNKNIKKNDYSYFKKIGSIIEYPSFYESLTAYENLKLHEEYLGISNRKLIDESLDKLGILNDKNKKVCEFSLGMKQRLGIARAILHKPEILILDEPINGLDPMGIKEIREFIKNIASVDNTTVIISSHILSEIQLLATKIGIIHKGKLLEEISIRTVKDCYKELRFRRRK; via the coding sequence ATGAAAGAAATTATATTAAAAACCAAAAACCTTACAAAAGTTTTTAATAATCAAATTAGCGTTGATAATTTATCAATAACCGTTGAACGCGGTGATATTTATGGATTTTTAGGTGAAAATGGGGCTGGAAAAACTACTACATTAAAGATGATACTTGGATTAATTCCACCTACTAGTGGTGAGATAACTTTATTTAATAAAAATATAAAGAAAAATGATTATTCTTATTTTAAAAAGATAGGTTCAATAATTGAATATCCATCTTTTTATGAAAGTTTAACAGCCTATGAAAATTTAAAACTCCATGAGGAATATTTAGGGATAAGTAATAGAAAACTTATAGATGAATCCTTGGACAAACTAGGAATTTTAAATGATAAGAATAAGAAGGTATGTGAATTTTCTCTTGGAATGAAACAACGTCTTGGAATAGCTCGTGCAATTTTGCATAAGCCTGAAATCTTAATACTAGATGAGCCTATAAATGGACTTGATCCAATGGGAATAAAAGAAATAAGGGAATTTATTAAAAACATAGCTTCAGTGGATAATACAACAGTAATTATTTCAAGTCACATATTAAGTGAGATTCAGCTTCTTGCAACAAAGATTGGAATTATACACAAAGGAAAGTTATTAGAAGAAATCAGTATTAGAACAGTAAAGGATTGTTATAAGGAATTAAGATTCAGGAGAAGAAAATAA
- a CDS encoding type II toxin-antitoxin system Phd/YefM family antitoxin — protein MLVNTQKIVSISEANQNFSKIAKMVDKDKSVVIMKNNKPKYVILDFDKFNNEANTDEENLDFIADKILKDNMEAFKELAK, from the coding sequence ATGCTAGTTAATACTCAAAAAATAGTTTCAATTTCGGAAGCAAATCAGAATTTTTCTAAAATAGCTAAAATGGTTGATAAAGATAAATCCGTAGTTATTATGAAGAATAATAAACCTAAGTATGTTATTTTAGATTTTGATAAATTTAATAATGAAGCAAATACAGATGAAGAAAATTTAGATTTTATAGCAGATAAAATATTAAAAGATAATATGGAAGCATTTAAGGAGCTAGCTAAATGA